From Symphalangus syndactylus isolate Jambi chromosome X, NHGRI_mSymSyn1-v2.1_pri, whole genome shotgun sequence, the proteins below share one genomic window:
- the NAP1L3 gene encoding nucleosome assembly protein 1-like 3: protein MSEADFKMVSEPVAHGVAEEEMASSTSDSGEESDSSSSSSSTSGSSSGSSTSGSSSGSSSSGSTSSRSRLYRKKRVPEPSRRARRAPLGTNFVDRLPHAVRNRVQALRNIQDECDKVDTLFLKAIHDLERKYAELNKPLYDRRFQIINAEYEPTEEECEWNSEDEEFSSDEEVQDNTPSEMPPLEGEEEENPKENPEVKAEEKEVPKEIPEVKDEEKEVPKEIPEVKAEEKADSKDCMEATPEVKEDPEEAPQVKADGKEQPKATEAKVRAAVREAHKRVPEERLQDSVDLKRARKGKPKREDPKGIPDYWLIVLKNVDKLGPMIQKYDEPILKFLSDVSLKFSKPGQPVSYTFEFHFLPNPYFRNEVLVKTYIIKSKPDHNDPFFSWGWEIEDCKGCKIDWRRGKDVTVTTTQSRTTATGEIEIQPRVVPNASFFNFFSPPEIPVIGKLEPREDAILDEDFEIGQILHDNVILKSVYYYTAEVNGTYYQFGKHYGNKKYRK from the coding sequence ATGTCAGAAGCAGATTTTAAAATGGTCTCGGAACCTGTCGCCCATGGGGTTGCCGAAGAGGAGATGGCTAGCTCGACTAGTGATTCTGGGGAAGAATCTGACAGCAGTAGCTCTAGCAGCAGCACTAgtggcagcagcagcggcagcagcactagtggcagcagcagcggcagcagcagcagcggcagcactAGCAGCCGCAGCCGCTTGTATAGAAAGAAGAGGGTACCTGAGCCTTCCAGAAGGGCGCGGCGGGCCCCGCTGGGAACAAATTTCGTGGATAGGCTGCCTCACGCAGTTAGAAATCGTGTGCAAGCGCTTAGAAACATTCAAGATGAATGTGACAAGGTAGATACCCTGTTCTTAAAAGCAATTCATGATCTTGAAAGAAAATATGCTGAACTCAACAAGCCTCTGTATGATAGGCGGTTTCAAATCATCAATGCAGAATACGAGCCTACAGAAGAAGAATGTGAGTGGAATTCAGAGGATGAGGAGTTCAGCAGTGATGAGGAGGTGCAGGATAACACCCCTAGTGAAATGCCTCCCTTAGAGGGTGAGGAAgaagaaaaccctaaagaaaacCCAGAGGTGAAAGCTGAAGAGAAGGAAGTTCCTAAAGAAATTCCTGAGGTGAAGGATGAAGAAAAGGAAGTTCCTAAAGAAATTCCTGAGGTAAAGGCTGAAGAAAAAGCAGATTCTAAAGACTGTATGGAGGCAACCCCTGAAGTAAAAGAAGATCCTGAAGAAGCCCCCCAGGTAAAGGCAGATGGTAAAGAACAGCCTAAAGCAACAGAGGCTAAGGTAAGGGCTGCAGTAAGAGAGGCTCATAAAAGAGTTCCTGAGGAAAGGCTTCAGGACAGTGTAGATCTTAAAAGAGCTAGGAAGGGAAAGCCTAAAAGAGAAGACCCTAAAGGCATTCCTGACTATTGgctgattgttttaaagaatgTTGACAAGCTCGGGCCTATGATTCAGAAGTATGATGAGCCCATTCTGAAGTTCTTGTCGGATGTTAGCCTGAAGTTCTCAAAACCTGGCCAGCCTGTAAGTTACAcctttgaatttcattttctacctAATCCATACTTCAGAAATGAGGTGCTGGTGAAGACATATATAATAAAGTCAAAACCAGATCACAATGATCCCTTCTTTTCTTGGGGATGGGAAATTGAAGATTGCAAAGGCTGCAAGATAGActggagaagaggaaaagatgtTACTGTGACTACTACCCAGAGTCGCACAACTGCTACTGGAGAAATTGAAATCCAGCCAAGAGTGGTTCCTAATGCAtcattcttcaatttctttagtCCTCCTGAGATTCCTGTGATTGGGAAGCTGGAACCACGGGAAGATGCTATTCTGGATGAGGACTTTGAAATTGGGCAGATTTTACATGATAATGTCATCCTGAAATCAGTCTATTACTATACTGCAGAAGTCAATGGTACCTACTATCAATTTGGCAAACATTATGGAaacaagaaatacagaaaataa